From a single Phocoena sinus isolate mPhoSin1 chromosome 1, mPhoSin1.pri, whole genome shotgun sequence genomic region:
- the MRTO4 gene encoding mRNA turnover protein 4 homolog isoform X1, whose amino-acid sequence MPKSKRDKKVSLTKTAKKGLELKQNLIEELRKCVDTYKYLFVFSVANMRNSKLKDVRSAWKHSRMFFGKNKVMMVALGRSPSDEYKDNLHQVSKKLRGEVGLLFTNRTKEEVNEWFTKYTEMDYARAGNKATFTVSLDPGPLEQFPHSMEPQLRQLGLPTALKKGVVTLLSDYEVCKEGDVLTPEQARVLKLFRYEMAEFKVTIKYVWDAESGRFQQMGDDLPESAPESEVESEEDDDS is encoded by the exons ATGCCCAAATCCAAGCGCGACAAGAAAG TCTCCCTCACCAAAACCGCTAAGAAAGGCTTAGAACTGAAACAGAACTTGATAGAAGAG CTTCGGAAATGTGTGGACACATACAAGTACCTCTTCGTCTTCTCCGTGGCCAACATGAGGAACAGCAAGCTGAAGGACGTCCGCAGTGCCTGGAAGCACAGCCG GATGTTCTTTGGCAAAAACAAAGTGATGATGGTGGCCCTGGGTCGAAGCCCATCTGACGAGTACAAAGACAATCTGCATCAG GTCAGCAAGAAGTTGAGGGGTGAAGTTGGTCTCCTTTTCACCAATCGCACTAAGGAGGAAGTGAACGA GTGGTTCACGAAATACACGGAGATGGACTACGCTCGAGCTGGGAACAAAGCCACTTTCACCGTGAGCCTGGACCCGGGGCCCCTGGAGCAGTTCCCGCACTCCATGGAGCCACAGCTGAGGCAGCTGGGCCTGCCCACGGCCCTCAAGAAAG GTGTGGTGACCCTGCTGTCCGACTACGAGGTGTGCAAGGAGGGCGATGTGCTGACCCCGGAGCAGGCCCGTGTCCTG AAGCTTTTCAGGTATGAAATGGCCGAATTCAAGGTGACCATCAAGTACGTGTGGGACGCGGAGTCCGGAAGGTTCCAGCAGATGGGAGATGACTTGCCAGAGAGTGCGCCCGAATCGGAAGTAGAATCAGAGGAAGACGACGACAGCTGA
- the MRTO4 gene encoding mRNA turnover protein 4 homolog isoform X2 has product MRNSKLKDVRSAWKHSRMFFGKNKVMMVALGRSPSDEYKDNLHQVSKKLRGEVGLLFTNRTKEEVNEWFTKYTEMDYARAGNKATFTVSLDPGPLEQFPHSMEPQLRQLGLPTALKKGVVTLLSDYEVCKEGDVLTPEQARVLKLFRYEMAEFKVTIKYVWDAESGRFQQMGDDLPESAPESEVESEEDDDS; this is encoded by the exons ATGAGGAACAGCAAGCTGAAGGACGTCCGCAGTGCCTGGAAGCACAGCCG GATGTTCTTTGGCAAAAACAAAGTGATGATGGTGGCCCTGGGTCGAAGCCCATCTGACGAGTACAAAGACAATCTGCATCAG GTCAGCAAGAAGTTGAGGGGTGAAGTTGGTCTCCTTTTCACCAATCGCACTAAGGAGGAAGTGAACGA GTGGTTCACGAAATACACGGAGATGGACTACGCTCGAGCTGGGAACAAAGCCACTTTCACCGTGAGCCTGGACCCGGGGCCCCTGGAGCAGTTCCCGCACTCCATGGAGCCACAGCTGAGGCAGCTGGGCCTGCCCACGGCCCTCAAGAAAG GTGTGGTGACCCTGCTGTCCGACTACGAGGTGTGCAAGGAGGGCGATGTGCTGACCCCGGAGCAGGCCCGTGTCCTG AAGCTTTTCAGGTATGAAATGGCCGAATTCAAGGTGACCATCAAGTACGTGTGGGACGCGGAGTCCGGAAGGTTCCAGCAGATGGGAGATGACTTGCCAGAGAGTGCGCCCGAATCGGAAGTAGAATCAGAGGAAGACGACGACAGCTGA